From a region of the Polynucleobacter corsicus genome:
- a CDS encoding Bug family tripartite tricarboxylate transporter substrate binding protein, with protein MFNQINKSVFSLGILKKLAFLVCAAPLAVFAQEWPAKPITFLNPFPAGGGTDAFARPLAAQLTEQLGKQIIIDNRGGAGGTVGASVAAKAAPDGYTWFIGATHHTIAPSMYKNLDYDIEKSFIPVAMIANVPQVLVINPQRVSARNAKEFIELMKKNPGKYNFASAGSGTVHHLAGELFKIQTGSFITHIPYRGAGPAMNDLLAGQIDLEFDGLATSAPQINAGKLVAIALASNKRSPAIPNVPTFKESGLPDYEVSTWYSLFAPAGTPRPIVDRMIVEVQKALNTPKLKAIWEKNGSDTPTLSGDAFGRQVRADVVRWSSVVKKSGASLD; from the coding sequence ATGTTTAATCAAATAAACAAGTCAGTATTTTCTTTGGGCATCCTTAAGAAGCTAGCTTTTTTAGTCTGTGCCGCCCCGCTCGCTGTATTTGCACAAGAATGGCCAGCTAAGCCCATCACTTTTTTAAATCCGTTCCCGGCTGGTGGTGGAACGGATGCTTTCGCTAGACCATTGGCTGCTCAACTAACGGAGCAGCTCGGTAAGCAAATCATTATCGATAACCGTGGTGGTGCAGGCGGCACTGTTGGTGCCTCAGTTGCTGCCAAGGCTGCCCCTGACGGATACACCTGGTTCATTGGTGCTACCCATCACACCATTGCGCCTTCGATGTATAAAAACTTAGATTACGACATCGAGAAGAGCTTTATTCCGGTTGCGATGATTGCTAACGTGCCACAAGTGTTAGTGATTAATCCACAGCGCGTGAGTGCACGTAATGCTAAAGAGTTCATTGAGCTCATGAAGAAAAACCCAGGTAAATACAACTTTGCCAGCGCGGGTAGTGGCACAGTTCATCACCTGGCTGGTGAATTATTTAAGATTCAAACAGGCTCTTTCATTACTCATATTCCATATCGTGGTGCTGGCCCAGCAATGAATGATTTATTGGCCGGTCAGATTGACTTGGAGTTCGATGGTCTTGCCACTTCTGCTCCTCAGATTAATGCTGGAAAGTTGGTGGCAATTGCTTTGGCGTCCAATAAGCGCTCACCTGCCATCCCAAATGTACCTACCTTTAAAGAATCTGGCCTGCCCGACTACGAAGTTTCTACTTGGTATTCTTTGTTCGCTCCGGCCGGCACTCCTAGACCTATCGTGGACAGAATGATTGTTGAAGTGCAGAAGGCGTTGAATACGCCAAAGCTCAAAGCGATTTGGGAGAAGAATGGTTCTGATACACCAACTCTCTCTGGCGATGCTTTTGGTAGGCAGGTGCGCGCTGACGTAGTGCGTTGGTCTAGCGTGGTTAAGAAATCTGGCGCTTCATTAGATTAA
- a CDS encoding malonate--CoA ligase — MNLYSLLETGFPKDKQACALETHDGLYYSWSDLERATSKMANLLKSLKLPAGSRIAAQVEKSPEALFLYLATVKAGYVYLPLNTAYQAAEIQYFLENAEPAVVVCSSKNFSWVSKVAFKAATKHVFTLDEDRKGTLLDRAAGQSDKFKTVAVKDDDLAAILYTSGTTGRSKGAMLTHKNLGSNAQVLQKFWGWKKGDVLLHALPIFHVHGLFVAAHGALINGSKMIWLPRLDTAQLIHHMPNSTVMMGVPTFYVRLLADKGFNKNVARNMRLFVSGSAPLLTETFNSFKEVIGQPILERYGMSETVMLVSNPYKGNRVGGSVGLPLPGVKVRVVNESNKPCGVDEIGSIQVKGPNIFKGYWRMPEKTAEEFTKDGWFKTGDVGRWGGDANGGKAPQDYLCIVGRSKDLIISGGYNVYPKEIESFIDDMDGVDESAVIGIPHPDFGEAVMAVVVPKAGAKLDAQAMIATLKTQIANFKIPKRLEIVADLPRNAMGKVQKNILRQQYTG; from the coding sequence ATGAATTTATATTCCTTGTTGGAAACAGGTTTTCCAAAAGATAAGCAGGCATGTGCATTGGAAACGCATGATGGTTTGTATTACTCCTGGAGTGATCTGGAGCGCGCTACTTCTAAGATGGCTAACCTGCTCAAGAGCCTCAAATTACCAGCAGGATCGCGTATTGCTGCTCAGGTTGAAAAGTCACCTGAGGCGCTCTTTCTGTACTTGGCTACAGTAAAGGCGGGCTACGTTTATCTGCCCCTGAATACCGCCTATCAAGCGGCGGAGATCCAATACTTCCTGGAGAATGCTGAGCCCGCAGTAGTCGTCTGTAGTAGCAAAAACTTCTCATGGGTATCTAAGGTTGCCTTTAAGGCTGCTACCAAGCATGTCTTTACCTTAGATGAGGATCGCAAGGGCACTTTATTAGATCGTGCTGCTGGTCAAAGTGATAAGTTCAAAACCGTTGCGGTGAAGGATGATGATTTAGCAGCCATCTTGTATACCTCTGGCACAACTGGCCGCAGTAAGGGCGCTATGCTGACCCATAAGAACTTGGGAAGTAATGCACAGGTGTTGCAAAAGTTTTGGGGTTGGAAAAAAGGCGATGTCTTATTGCATGCGCTCCCAATCTTCCATGTGCACGGATTATTTGTCGCTGCGCATGGTGCATTAATTAACGGCAGCAAAATGATTTGGTTGCCACGCCTAGATACTGCGCAACTCATTCATCACATGCCCAACTCCACCGTGATGATGGGTGTACCAACATTCTATGTACGCTTGCTAGCGGATAAAGGTTTTAATAAAAACGTCGCGCGCAATATGCGTCTGTTTGTGTCGGGCTCCGCTCCATTGCTGACGGAAACATTTAACTCTTTTAAAGAAGTGATTGGCCAGCCAATTCTTGAGCGCTACGGCATGAGTGAAACTGTGATGCTCGTTTCTAATCCATACAAAGGCAACCGCGTAGGCGGTTCGGTTGGCTTGCCTCTACCGGGCGTTAAAGTGCGCGTGGTAAACGAAAGCAATAAGCCTTGCGGTGTTGATGAAATCGGTAGCATTCAAGTGAAGGGCCCAAATATATTCAAGGGCTACTGGCGCATGCCAGAAAAAACCGCAGAAGAATTTACTAAAGACGGCTGGTTTAAGACGGGTGACGTTGGTCGTTGGGGTGGAGATGCTAATGGTGGCAAAGCGCCTCAGGATTACCTTTGCATCGTTGGTCGTAGCAAAGATTTAATTATTTCTGGTGGCTACAACGTGTATCCAAAAGAGATCGAAAGTTTTATCGATGATATGGATGGCGTAGATGAGAGTGCTGTGATTGGTATTCCACATCCTGATTTTGGTGAAGCGGTGATGGCGGTAGTAGTGCCAAAAGCAGGCGCCAAGCTCGACGCGCAGGCTATGATCGCAACACTAAAAACGCAAATCGCGAACTTCAAAATCCCTAAGCGTTTAGAGATTGTTGCTGACTTACCTCGTAATGCGATGGGTAAGGTCCAGAAGAATATTCTGCGTCAGCAATACACTGGCTAG
- a CDS encoding sulfite exporter TauE/SafE family protein — translation MSIADIAMLMLCGSISGFLAGLLGIGGGMILVPFMIVVFNHLGFGQNVIVHMAIATGMATILFTTTSAIWAHHKHNSIDWKLVAALSPGLVIGSLIGGSEIFEAINTSWLSLFFAMFIVYTSIQMIINKKPSAGRELPGAVGLFSFGALTGVIASLVGAGGAFITVPFMLWCNVKPHTAMASSSGLGFPIAAAATIGYMYGSWGNPNLPEGSLGFVYVPAVLCIVAVSIFTAPLGAKMARKLDIAQLKRIFGVMLFMLAAFMFNESRKAFGF, via the coding sequence ATGTCAATAGCCGATATCGCCATGCTGATGTTATGTGGAAGCATATCGGGCTTCCTAGCGGGCCTCTTAGGCATCGGGGGCGGCATGATTTTGGTGCCCTTCATGATTGTGGTCTTTAATCATTTAGGGTTTGGCCAAAACGTCATCGTACATATGGCCATCGCAACGGGCATGGCAACCATCCTCTTCACCACCACCTCCGCCATCTGGGCGCATCACAAGCATAACTCTATTGATTGGAAGTTAGTTGCAGCACTCAGTCCCGGTCTAGTGATCGGCAGTCTGATTGGTGGTAGTGAGATTTTTGAGGCAATCAATACCTCCTGGCTCTCCTTATTCTTCGCCATGTTCATTGTCTACACCTCGATCCAAATGATCATCAATAAAAAGCCTTCAGCCGGGCGAGAATTACCTGGCGCTGTTGGCCTTTTCTCATTTGGAGCGCTAACAGGGGTAATTGCGAGCCTAGTAGGTGCAGGTGGAGCATTTATTACTGTGCCATTTATGCTCTGGTGTAACGTCAAACCACATACTGCAATGGCAAGTTCTTCAGGCTTAGGATTTCCGATTGCAGCTGCAGCAACGATCGGCTACATGTATGGAAGTTGGGGCAACCCCAATCTTCCCGAAGGCTCACTTGGATTTGTTTACGTCCCAGCGGTACTCTGCATTGTGGCAGTGAGCATATTTACTGCTCCACTGGGCGCAAAGATGGCCAGGAAGCTCGATATAGCTCAACTCAAACGCATCTTTGGTGTGATGCTCTTTATGCTTGCAGCCTTCATGTTTAATGAAAGCCGCAAGGCATTTGGTTTTTAG
- a CDS encoding TonB-dependent receptor domain-containing protein, with the protein MKQQFKNAALLCGAVLVFSNTAFSQNSGNVLVSNSLNPINPVIVTATRSPKSGNDALADYTYISREEIENSAQSSLPDLLQQQRGIQIYSSGGAGNISSVYLRGTGNSQSLVLVDGVKIDSVGGGAIWNAIPLSLIDHIEIIYGPQSTFYGSDAMGGVIQIFTKKGGGPTQFEASSGYGTYNTSITNTSISGSLGKDSPTNYSIGISQENSAGFNTVAANNPHFKGGPNYPTTFPSPYPTTPTAYTRLGATGSLSTTWSTGQELGLKIFASKNSYQYPSNEYISGNPEAAQGINQLAVFSAYSKNQISEIWSSYFQASSSTNASQSLTSQSNDRLVIPSYDFLWQNDIKIGADKLQVLLERNIQYANMSNSAYQTFCGSYDACSNININQQRTTNSIAGSYELKRGNNLATIALRNDQISQYGSKVTYSAAYGYSITKELRTNINYGTGFRAPSFNDLYYPGYGTTNLKPETNKNLEAGVHYETRNYGVHLTAYQNKIENFIVPINCYDNDGNCGNPAYYSGSHPVNFSLVQIRGASLGVDGQINSFTLKASADAMSTVDQVTGLDVPNRANWVGNFLADYKLSKLNVGTNITLSGPRWGGVNGTQTANTYNMQSFTLVGLYGSYLIEKNLSAFVRWNNVFNSQYQTNYGYANAGSNVFVGLRYAMK; encoded by the coding sequence ATGAAGCAGCAGTTCAAAAATGCCGCCCTACTTTGTGGCGCAGTATTAGTTTTCAGCAATACAGCATTTTCACAAAATTCTGGAAACGTTTTAGTTTCCAACTCGCTTAACCCAATCAATCCAGTCATTGTCACCGCTACACGTTCGCCAAAATCGGGAAATGATGCCTTGGCTGACTACACCTATATCAGTAGAGAAGAGATTGAAAATTCTGCACAGTCTAGTCTTCCTGATTTACTGCAACAGCAGAGGGGCATCCAAATATATAGCTCTGGCGGCGCGGGCAATATATCAAGCGTCTATTTAAGAGGTACCGGCAATTCCCAAAGCTTGGTATTGGTTGATGGTGTAAAAATTGATTCAGTAGGCGGTGGCGCAATTTGGAACGCAATACCTCTTTCACTCATTGATCATATTGAAATCATTTATGGGCCACAAAGTACCTTCTATGGCTCAGATGCAATGGGTGGTGTTATTCAGATATTCACAAAAAAAGGTGGGGGTCCAACCCAGTTTGAAGCATCGTCAGGGTATGGTACCTATAACACCAGCATTACCAATACATCAATATCTGGGTCACTTGGTAAAGATAGCCCAACAAATTATTCAATAGGAATTAGCCAAGAAAATTCTGCAGGCTTTAACACGGTAGCGGCAAATAACCCGCACTTCAAAGGCGGTCCAAACTATCCAACAACTTTTCCATCGCCTTATCCAACCACGCCAACTGCATACACGCGCTTGGGTGCAACGGGATCACTCTCTACCACTTGGTCAACAGGACAAGAATTAGGATTAAAGATATTTGCGAGCAAAAATAGTTATCAATACCCGAGTAATGAATATATCAGCGGCAATCCAGAGGCTGCGCAAGGGATCAATCAACTAGCGGTTTTTTCTGCGTACTCCAAGAATCAAATTTCTGAAATTTGGTCAAGTTATTTTCAGGCATCTAGCTCAACAAATGCCTCGCAAAGCTTAACCTCTCAAAGTAATGATCGATTGGTAATTCCCTCATATGATTTTCTATGGCAAAACGATATCAAAATTGGAGCAGATAAGCTACAGGTCTTACTAGAGCGCAATATTCAATATGCAAACATGAGTAACTCCGCATATCAAACTTTTTGCGGCTCCTATGACGCATGTAGCAATATCAACATTAACCAACAGCGCACAACCAATTCAATTGCCGGATCCTATGAATTAAAACGGGGCAATAATCTAGCAACAATCGCCCTCAGAAATGATCAAATATCACAATATGGATCAAAGGTAACCTACAGCGCAGCCTATGGTTACTCTATTACCAAAGAATTAAGGACAAATATTAATTACGGTACTGGCTTTAGAGCGCCATCGTTTAATGATCTTTACTACCCAGGTTATGGGACTACCAATTTAAAACCTGAGACTAATAAAAATCTGGAAGCAGGCGTGCACTATGAGACTCGTAACTATGGCGTCCATTTAACCGCATACCAAAATAAAATTGAAAACTTTATTGTGCCAATAAACTGTTATGACAATGATGGCAATTGCGGTAATCCAGCATACTACTCAGGCTCTCATCCAGTGAACTTTAGCTTGGTGCAAATTAGAGGTGCCTCTCTTGGTGTTGATGGACAAATCAACTCATTCACCTTAAAGGCGTCAGCGGATGCCATGAGTACCGTAGACCAAGTTACTGGCTTGGATGTACCAAATCGAGCTAACTGGGTTGGTAATTTCCTGGCCGATTACAAGCTCAGTAAATTAAATGTCGGCACTAACATTACCCTTTCTGGACCACGCTGGGGTGGCGTGAATGGAACCCAAACAGCAAATACCTACAATATGCAGAGTTTTACCTTGGTAGGCCTTTACGGCAGCTATCTCATTGAGAAAAATTTATCCGCTTTTGTGCGCTGGAATAATGTCTTTAATTCCCAGTACCAGACTAATTATGGCTACGCCAATGCAGGGTCCAATGTATTCGTAGGCCTGCGTTACGCTATGAAATAA
- a CDS encoding Crp/Fnr family transcriptional regulator, translating to MTALDKHPEKNLIRLQLSQNSVLKSLDPEAMADLERHLVISDLKKSEILLHQGDHQMEQYFVLDGILKRIVSSADAKEMILRFAIEKDIETSYAAWRLKTAAPYSIASVTKARVARMPLKKWAEFLEVHKPLKESFEFEVMRLMSEIMAHTITLHMLDAPGRVERFLRKYEDLFELLPKKELAAYLNLSPETLSRLKTKHKELFV from the coding sequence ATGACAGCATTAGATAAGCACCCCGAAAAAAACCTCATTCGTTTGCAGTTGAGTCAAAACTCGGTGTTAAAAAGCTTGGATCCTGAGGCAATGGCCGATTTAGAGCGCCATTTGGTGATTTCAGACCTGAAAAAATCAGAAATCCTGCTTCATCAAGGCGACCATCAAATGGAGCAATATTTCGTTTTAGACGGGATTTTGAAGAGAATTGTCTCTAGCGCCGATGCAAAAGAGATGATTTTGCGTTTCGCCATCGAAAAGGATATTGAAACGAGTTATGCTGCCTGGCGCCTCAAGACCGCCGCCCCATATAGCATTGCCTCGGTCACCAAGGCTCGAGTTGCCCGTATGCCACTAAAGAAATGGGCTGAATTTTTGGAGGTTCACAAACCCCTTAAAGAGAGTTTTGAGTTTGAGGTGATGCGCTTGATGAGCGAGATCATGGCGCATACGATTACCCTGCATATGCTGGATGCACCAGGTCGGGTAGAGCGTTTTTTACGTAAATACGAAGATTTGTTTGAGCTGCTCCCTAAAAAAGAGTTGGCCGCATACCTTAATCTCTCTCCGGAGACATTGAGCCGCCTTAAAACAAAGCATAAAGAGCTTTTTGTCTAA
- the oxc gene encoding oxalyl-CoA decarboxylase has protein sequence MTTDNQNTQVTDGFHLVIDALKANDLDTIFGLVGIPITDLCRLAQAEGLRFIGFRHEQHAGNAAAIAGYMTQKPGICMTVSAPGFLNGLTALANATVNCFPMILISGSSEREIVDLQQGDYEEMDQLNAAKPYCKAAYRINHIEDIGIGFARAIRAAVSGRPGGVYLDLPAQLLAQTMPVEEAKKSIFKVIDPIPRQIPAPDAIERALNVLKGAKRPLILLGKGAAYAQADADIRALIEKSGIPYLPMSMAKGLLPDNHPQSASAARSFVLAEADAVMLVGARLNWLLAHGKGKTWGKDPKKFIQIDIQSNEVDSNVQIDAPLIGDIGSVVGELLKGIAAVPKPSSEWISAINEKKGKNMAKMAETLAKEASPMNFHGALRAIRDVIKLNPDVNLVNEGANTLDYCRAIVDMYKPRKRFDSGTWGIMGIGMGYAIGAAVTSGLPTVAVEGDSAFGFSGMELETICRYNLPITTVVFNNNGVYRGTDVNPTGGADVAPTVFVKNARYDKMIEAFGGVGYYVTTPAELEAALTKAIAEGKPALINAVIDETAGTESGRLTNLNPSTAAVKH, from the coding sequence ATGACAACAGATAATCAAAATACCCAAGTCACTGATGGCTTTCATCTCGTCATCGACGCCTTAAAAGCAAATGACTTAGACACCATTTTTGGTCTCGTTGGTATTCCAATTACCGACTTATGCCGTTTGGCTCAAGCTGAAGGTTTGCGCTTCATTGGTTTCCGTCATGAGCAACATGCTGGTAACGCTGCAGCCATTGCGGGTTACATGACTCAAAAGCCTGGCATCTGCATGACTGTGTCAGCGCCAGGTTTCTTGAACGGTTTAACAGCATTGGCAAATGCCACTGTGAACTGCTTCCCAATGATTTTGATCTCTGGTTCAAGCGAGCGCGAGATCGTTGACTTGCAACAAGGTGACTACGAAGAGATGGATCAGCTCAATGCAGCTAAGCCATATTGCAAAGCTGCATACCGTATTAATCACATTGAAGATATCGGCATCGGTTTTGCACGCGCGATTCGTGCGGCTGTTTCTGGTCGTCCAGGCGGTGTTTACTTGGACTTACCTGCACAGTTGTTAGCTCAAACAATGCCTGTTGAAGAAGCGAAGAAATCGATCTTCAAAGTAATTGATCCAATTCCACGTCAAATCCCTGCGCCTGATGCAATCGAGCGCGCATTGAATGTATTGAAGGGCGCTAAGCGTCCATTGATTTTGTTGGGTAAAGGCGCTGCTTATGCTCAAGCCGATGCTGACATTCGTGCATTGATTGAGAAGTCTGGCATTCCATATTTACCAATGTCGATGGCTAAAGGTTTGTTGCCAGACAACCACCCGCAATCCGCTTCTGCAGCCCGTTCATTTGTATTGGCTGAGGCTGATGCGGTGATGTTGGTTGGTGCACGCTTGAACTGGTTACTTGCGCACGGTAAAGGTAAAACATGGGGCAAAGATCCTAAGAAATTTATTCAGATCGATATTCAATCAAATGAAGTGGACAGTAACGTACAAATCGATGCTCCATTGATTGGCGATATCGGCTCTGTTGTTGGCGAGCTCTTAAAAGGTATTGCTGCAGTTCCAAAGCCTTCTTCTGAGTGGATCAGCGCGATCAACGAGAAGAAAGGCAAGAACATGGCGAAGATGGCTGAAACATTGGCCAAAGAAGCTTCACCAATGAACTTCCATGGTGCTTTGCGTGCCATTCGCGATGTGATCAAGCTAAACCCAGACGTGAACTTGGTAAACGAAGGTGCAAACACGCTGGACTATTGCCGTGCCATCGTTGACATGTACAAGCCACGTAAACGTTTTGACTCCGGTACTTGGGGCATCATGGGTATCGGTATGGGCTACGCCATTGGCGCTGCTGTAACGAGCGGCTTGCCTACAGTTGCGGTTGAAGGCGATAGCGCATTTGGATTTAGCGGTATGGAGTTAGAAACCATTTGTCGTTACAACCTGCCAATCACTACAGTGGTGTTTAACAACAATGGTGTTTACCGCGGTACTGACGTAAATCCAACTGGCGGTGCTGATGTAGCCCCAACAGTATTTGTGAAAAACGCCCGTTACGACAAAATGATTGAGGCATTTGGTGGTGTTGGTTACTACGTGACTACCCCAGCAGAGTTAGAGGCTGCGTTGACTAAAGCGATTGCTGAAGGCAAGCCTGCTTTGATTAATGCTGTGATTGATGAAACTGCTGGTACAGAAAGTGGACGTTTAACTAACTTGAATCCATCCACTGCTGCTGTTAAGCACTAA
- the frc gene encoding formyl-CoA transferase: protein MTKPLDGIRIIDFTHVQAGPACTQLLAWYGADVIKVERPGSGDVTRSQLRDIPGADALYFTMLNGNKRSLTLDTKTQEGKEVLEKMIKTSDVMVENFGPGALDRMGFSWARIQELNPKMIMASVKGFSDGHSYEDLKVYENVAQCAGGAASTTGFWDGPPTVSAAALGDSNTGMHLAIGILTALMQRQKTGKGQKVSCSMQDAVLNLCRVKLRDQQRLDKIGYLEEYPQYPHGTFSDVVPRGGNAGGGGQPGWVLKCKGWETDPNAYIYFTIQGHAWEPITRAIGKPEWATDPAYMTAEARQDKIFDIFATIEEWLKDKTKYEAVDILRKFDIPCAPVLSMKELANSPDLRKSGSIVEVDHKVRGKYLTIGSPIKFSDLEIEVGPSPVLGEHTNEVLTDLGYSVDDIAKLHAAKAV, encoded by the coding sequence ATGACTAAACCATTAGACGGTATTCGCATCATCGATTTCACACACGTACAAGCAGGACCTGCATGTACTCAGTTGTTGGCTTGGTACGGTGCTGACGTGATTAAAGTTGAGCGTCCAGGCTCTGGTGACGTAACTCGCAGCCAGTTACGCGATATTCCAGGTGCAGATGCTTTGTATTTCACGATGCTAAACGGTAATAAGCGTTCATTGACTTTGGATACTAAGACTCAAGAGGGTAAAGAAGTTTTAGAGAAGATGATCAAGACTTCTGATGTCATGGTTGAGAACTTTGGTCCAGGCGCTTTGGATCGTATGGGTTTTAGCTGGGCGCGTATTCAGGAATTGAATCCAAAGATGATCATGGCTTCCGTAAAAGGCTTTAGCGATGGTCACTCATACGAAGACTTAAAGGTGTACGAGAACGTTGCTCAGTGTGCTGGTGGTGCCGCTTCTACAACTGGTTTCTGGGATGGTCCCCCAACAGTTTCTGCTGCTGCTTTGGGTGATAGCAATACTGGTATGCACTTGGCTATCGGTATTTTGACTGCGTTGATGCAGCGTCAAAAAACTGGCAAGGGTCAAAAAGTTTCTTGCTCAATGCAAGATGCCGTGTTGAACTTGTGCCGCGTGAAGTTGCGTGACCAACAACGTTTGGACAAAATCGGCTACCTCGAAGAGTACCCACAGTACCCACACGGTACATTCTCTGACGTAGTTCCACGTGGCGGTAACGCTGGTGGTGGCGGTCAGCCAGGTTGGGTATTGAAGTGTAAGGGCTGGGAAACAGATCCAAACGCCTACATTTATTTCACAATTCAAGGTCATGCATGGGAGCCAATCACTCGTGCGATCGGTAAGCCAGAGTGGGCAACTGATCCAGCGTACATGACTGCTGAAGCGCGTCAGGATAAGATTTTTGATATCTTCGCAACAATCGAAGAGTGGCTCAAGGACAAGACTAAGTACGAAGCTGTGGACATCCTCCGCAAGTTCGATATTCCTTGCGCACCAGTTCTCTCAATGAAAGAATTGGCTAACTCACCTGACTTGCGTAAGAGTGGCTCTATCGTTGAAGTGGATCACAAGGTACGTGGTAAGTACTTGACTATCGGTAGCCCAATCAAGTTCTCTGATTTGGAAATCGAAGTTGGTCCATCACCAGTATTAGGTGAGCACACCAATGAAGTGTTGACTGATCTTGGCTATAGCGTTGATGACATCGCTAAGTTGCATGCAGCAAAAGCAGTTTAA
- the frc gene encoding formyl-CoA transferase, whose amino-acid sequence MAKALEGVKVLDFTHVQSGPTCTQLLAWFGADVIKVEKSGEGDATRGQLRDIPDADSLYFTMLNHNKRSITVNTKTPKGKEILERLIKECDVLVENFAPGALDRMGFSWERIQELNPMMIMASVKGFGPGPYEDCKVYENVAQCAGGSASTTGFDDGPPMVTGAQIGDSGTGLHLALGIVTALYQRTHSGRGQKVLAAMQDAVLNLCRVKLRDQQRLERNGLMQEYPQFPNGEFGDAVPRAGNASGGGQPGWIVKCKGWETDPNSYMYVIVQAPVWEAVCKVIGREDWIKDVRFASPMARLPHLMEIFGEIEKWTMTKTKFEVMDILNKYDIPCGPILSMKEIAEEPALRATGTVVEVDHPIRGKYLTVGNPIKMSDSPTDVTRSPLLGEHTDEILSELGYSTDELIALRHDKVI is encoded by the coding sequence ATGGCAAAAGCATTAGAAGGAGTCAAGGTTCTTGACTTCACGCACGTTCAATCTGGCCCTACTTGTACTCAGCTGCTCGCTTGGTTTGGTGCTGATGTAATCAAAGTAGAAAAATCTGGCGAGGGTGATGCTACCCGTGGTCAATTGCGCGATATCCCGGATGCGGATAGTTTGTATTTCACAATGTTGAACCATAACAAGCGTTCAATTACCGTAAATACTAAAACTCCTAAAGGTAAAGAAATTCTAGAGCGCCTGATAAAAGAGTGTGATGTGCTGGTGGAGAACTTTGCTCCTGGTGCATTAGATCGCATGGGTTTTTCTTGGGAGCGCATTCAGGAACTCAATCCAATGATGATCATGGCTTCAGTAAAAGGTTTTGGTCCCGGTCCCTACGAGGACTGTAAGGTATATGAGAACGTAGCGCAGTGTGCCGGCGGTTCAGCATCTACTACCGGTTTTGATGATGGTCCTCCAATGGTGACTGGTGCGCAGATTGGTGATAGCGGCACGGGATTACATTTGGCTCTAGGTATCGTTACAGCCCTGTATCAGCGAACACACTCTGGCCGTGGTCAAAAAGTATTGGCAGCGATGCAAGATGCCGTACTGAATTTATGCCGTGTGAAGCTGCGTGATCAACAGCGCTTAGAGCGTAACGGCTTGATGCAAGAGTATCCACAGTTTCCTAATGGAGAGTTTGGTGACGCTGTGCCCCGTGCTGGCAATGCTTCTGGTGGCGGTCAACCAGGTTGGATTGTGAAATGCAAGGGTTGGGAAACAGATCCAAATTCCTATATGTACGTCATCGTCCAAGCCCCAGTTTGGGAGGCGGTCTGCAAAGTGATTGGTCGCGAAGATTGGATTAAGGATGTGCGTTTTGCATCACCCATGGCTCGCTTGCCACACTTGATGGAAATCTTTGGTGAAATTGAGAAATGGACAATGACTAAGACCAAGTTTGAAGTCATGGATATTTTGAATAAATACGATATTCCTTGCGGCCCAATTTTGTCGATGAAAGAAATCGCAGAAGAGCCCGCATTGCGTGCGACTGGAACTGTAGTTGAAGTAGATCATCCAATTCGTGGCAAGTACCTTACTGTAGGCAATCCAATTAAGATGTCTGATAGCCCAACTGACGTGACGCGTTCACCATTATTAGGTGAGCATACCGATGAAATTCTGAGTGAGCTGGGTTACTCAACCGACGAGCTGATTGCTTTACGCCACGATAAGGTGATCTAA